The following are encoded together in the Tamandua tetradactyla isolate mTamTet1 chromosome 14, mTamTet1.pri, whole genome shotgun sequence genome:
- the ZNF106 gene encoding zinc finger protein 106 isoform X2, whose amino-acid sequence MVRERKCILCHIVYGSKKEMDEHMRSMLHHRELENLKGRFGIEMVPLVQNEQEVLDLDGEPDLPNLEGFQWESISISSSPGLARKRSLSESSVIMDRTPSVYNFFSEEGTGKENESQQIVSPTHSLRAAQSQEAIMGLKQEITPLAVSLRTSERGENIANRRRHSAQLSSDLKMPLMHSTKDLSSQERSTPPSENQNAQESNGEGNSSSNASSVLAVSSLADAATDSSYTSGAEQNDGQSIRKKRRATGDGSSPELPSLERKNKRRKIKGKKERSQVDQLLNISLREEELSKSLQCMDNNLLQARAALQTAYVEVQRLLMLKQQITMEMSALRTHRIQILQGLQETYEPSEHPDQVPCSLSREQSNSRSQTSSEATLLPTPFLPVFLEPPSSHVSPSSSGTLLQVITSPPFQAHGGVPAPDSSVQIKQEPMSPEQDEDVNVVPQDSACNVSKEVLQTNREISDSCPVYPVITATLSLAELTEGFHKATVEQGYTRNRENSPSSQLTDLPSINKEGENPAKGNSGSEACTSSFPQLSFASETPLEKEVHSPADQPEQQAESTLTSADMRSNKKKKKLRKKKSLRATHIPENSDTEQDVFTAKPVRKVKTGKLTKGGKVTTSTWEDGRTGPEQESIRDEPDSDSSLEVLEIPNPQLEVVAIDSSESGEEKPDSPSKKDIWNSTEQNLLETCRSGCDEVSSTSEIGTRYKDGIPVSVAETQTVISSIKGSKNSSEISSEPGDDDEPTEGSFEGHQAAVNAIQIFGNLLYTCSADKTVRVYNLVNRKCIGVFEGHTSKVNCLLVTQTSGKNAALYTGSSDHTIRCYNIKTRDCVEQLQLEDRVLCLHSRWRILYVGLANGTVVTFNIKNNKRLEIFECHGPRAVSCLATAQEGARKLLVVGSYDCTISVRDARNGLLLRTLEGHSKTILCMKVVNDLVFSGSSDQSVHAHNIHTGELVRIYKGHNHAVTVVNILGKVMVTACLDKFVRVYELQSHDRLQVYGGHKDMIMCMTIHKSMIYTGCYDGSIQAVKLNLMQNYRCWWHGCSLIFGVVDHLKQHLLTDHTNPNFQTLKCRWKNCDAFFTARKGSKQDAAGHIERHAEDDSKIDS is encoded by the exons GTTTGGCATAGAAATGGTGCCTCTGGTTCAGAATGAACAAGAAGTGTTAGATTTGGATGGTGAACCTGATCTGCCCAATCTAGAAGGATTCCAGTGGGAAAgtatctccatttcttcatcaCCTGGGTTGGCAAGGAAGCGAAGCCTTTCAGAGAGCAGTGTGATCATGGACCGCACTCCTTCTGTGTATAACTTCTTCAGTGAGGAAGGTACAGGCAAAGAAAATGAGTCCCAGCAGATTGTTTCACCTACTCACTCCTTGAGGGCTGCACAGAGTCAAGAAGCAATTATGGGTCTTAAACAAGAAATAACACCTCTGGCTGTCTCCTTAAGAACCAGTGAAAGGGGTGAAAATATTGCTAACCGAAGGAGGCATAGTGCGCAATTATCCTCTGACCTTAAAATGCCTTTGATGCATTCAACAAAAGACCTAAGCAGCCAGGAGAGGTCTACACCACCTTCAGAGAATCAAAATGCCCAGGAGAGTAATGGGGAAGGAAACTCATCATCAAATGCATCCTCAGTCCTTGCAGTCTCCAGTTTGGCAGATGCAGCTACTGACAGCAGCTACACCTCTGGTGCTGAACAAAATGATGGCCAAAGTATTAGAAAGAAACGAAGAGCCACTGGA GATGGATCTTCTCCTGAACTTCCAAGtcttgagagaaaaaataaaagaaggaaaattaaaggaaaaaaag AACGTTCTCAGGTTGACCAGCTGCTGAATATTTCCTTAAGGGAGGAAGAACTTAGCAAATCATTGCAGTGCATGGATAACAACCTTCTGCAAGCCCGTGCAGCACTTCAGACAGCTTATGTTGAAGTTCAGCGGCTACTTATGCTCAAGCAGCAG ATAACTATGGAGATGAGTGCACTGAGGACCCATAGAATACAGATTCTACAGGGACTACAAG AAACTTATGAACCTTCTGAGCATCCAGACCAGGTTCCCTGTAGTCTTTCACGAGAACAAAGTAACAGTAGATCTCAAACATCTTCTGAGGCCACACTGCTGCCCACTCCCTTTTTACCAGTTTTTCTGGAGCCTCCGTCTTCCCATGTATCTCCATCATCCTCTGGAACTCTTCTCCAAGTAATTACATCTCCTCCTTTCCAAGCCCATGGCGGTGTCCCTGCTCCAGACTCATCTGTTCAAATTAAACAAGAGCCCATGTCTCCTGAACAGGACGAGGATGTGAATGTTGTGCCCCAGGATTCTGCCTGCAATGTGTCCAAGGAAGTACTGCAAACTAATA GAGAAATCAGTGACAGTTGTCCAGTTTATCCAGTCATCACTGCAACATTGTCCTTAGCAGAGCTCACAGAGGGCTTCCATAAGGCTACTGTGGAGCAaggatataccagaaacagagaaaattctCCCTCTTCCCAATTAACTGATCTTCCTAGCATAAATAAAGAAGGTGAAAATCCAGCCAAAGGTAACAGTGGGTCTGAAGCTTGTACCAGTTCTTTTCCACAATTGTCCTTTGCTTCAGAAACCCCTTTGGAGAAGGAGGTCCACTCTCCAGCTGACCAGCCTGAGCAGCAGGCAGAATCTACTCTGACATCAGCTGACATGAGgagcaacaagaaaaagaagaaacttaggAAGAAAAAATCTCTACGGGCTACCCATATTCCTGAGAATAGTGACACCGAACAGGATGTATTTACTGCTAAACCTGTAAGGAAAGTAAAAACTGGAAAGTTAACGAAAGGGGGGAAAGTAACAACTTCCACCTGGGAAGATGGCCGAACTGGCCCGGAACAAGAAAGCATCAGAGATGAGCCAGATAGTGACTCGTCTCTGGAAGTCCTAGAAATTCCTAATCCTCAGTTAGAAGTAGTAGCCATTGATTCCTCTGAATCTGGAGAAGAGAAGCCAGACAGCCCATCTAAAAAGGATATCTGGAACTCTACAGAGCAAAACCTGCTAGAAACTTGCCGTTCTGGTTGTGATGAAGTTAGCTCTACCAGTGAGATTGGCACTCGCTATAAGGATGGTATCCCTGTGAG tGTGGCAGAAACTCAAACTGTGATATCCTCCATAAAAGGATCAAAGAACTCTTCAG aAATATCTTCAGAGCCAGGAGATGATGATGAACCCACAGAAGGAAGCTTTGAGGGTCACCAAGCTGCAGTGAATGCAATTCAAATATTTGGCAATTTATTGTATACTTGTTCAGCAGATAAAACTGTCAGGGTGTATAATCTGGTG AATCGGAAATGCATAGGTGTCTTTGAGGGCCACACCTCTAAAGTGAACTGCCTCCTGGTTACTCAGACCTCCGGGAAGAACGCTGCACTTTATACTGGTTCCAGTGATCACACCATTCGCTGCTATAATATTAAG ACCCGAGACTGTGTAGAGCAGTTACAGCTGGAAGACCGGGTTCTCTGCCTCCACAGTAGATGGCGAATCCTCTATGTAGGTCTGGCAAATGGCACTGTGGTCACCTTCAACATAAAG aacaaCAAACGACTCGAGATCTTTGAATGCCATGGTCCTCGGGCTGTCAGCTGTCTTGCCACAGCTCAGGAGGGTGCCCGAAAGCTGCTGGTTGTGGGATCTTATGACTGTACCATTAGTGTACGTGATGCACGGAACGGACTGCTCCTCAGAACTCTGGAGGGCCATAGCAAAACCATTCTTTGCATGAAG GTGGTGAATGACCTTGTGTTCAGTGGCTCCAGTGATCAGTCTGTCCATGCCCACAACATTCAC ACTGGTGAACTTGTGCGAATCTATAAAGGCCACAATCATGCAGTGACTGTGGTGAATATCCTAGGAAAAGTGATGGTGACTGCTTGCCTGGATAAGTTTGTTCGTGTCTATGAATTACAG TCCCATGATCGTTTGCAAGTTTATGGAGGACACAAAGACATGATTATGTGTATGACCATCCATAAAAGTATG ATTTATACTGGCTGTTATGATGGCAGTATTCAGGCTGTGAAACTAAATCTGATGCAGAATTACCGCTGTTGG TGGCATGGTTGCTCTCTCATATTTGGTGTTGTAGATCATTTGAAACAACACTTGCTGACTGACCACACTAATCCGaattttcaaactctgaaatgtcgCTGGAAGAACTGTGATGCTTTTTTTACTGCTAGGAAAGGATCCAAACAG GATGCTGCAGGACACATTGAAAGACATGCTGAGGATGACAGCAAAATTGATTCATGA
- the ZNF106 gene encoding zinc finger protein 106 isoform X1 produces MVRERKCILCHIVYGSKKEMDEHMRSMLHHRELENLKGRDSSHECRVCGVTEVGLSAYAKHISGQLHKDKVDAQEREDDGKGEEEEEEYFDKELIQLIKQRKEQSRKDDASNSSQEINPDDRRPLWRREDRIPYQDRESYSQPTWHHRVPPQRDWKWEKDGFNTRKNSFPHSLRSSGGPRGCSGWHKGVTGGSSAWFHNHSNSGGGWHSNSGMVDWNHNGTGRNSSWHSEGTGGFSSWHMNSSNGNWKSSVRSANSWNYNGPGDKIQQGRNRNSNCQMEDMTMPWNKKPNKSNKYNQERYKWQRQENGKIGTVSTYRGPSDEGFASDKFPSEDLLDFNFEHLESQITRQVDTIASKISGKNGNVAREKLCRWTPYPSQKTLDSQTGLKEVTGNKSEMKDKPFFDFCLITTGAQKAQIDETSNSSTLKTQKETHVGSFHHKATSDHSKVVRDCPINEKPEQEHNSNKMPSLKSPLLPIPGTKSISQNQDSKNPLKTAKPNSFSLGEHSDSSNKPTLEDSHGSYLSRLRSSCPRVLKENKSTFGTQSGPSENLSDTLQKAKDVLQCHEQFQNPVLSTSKRTKSYTKASRNVEESEKGSLKIEFQVHTLEDESEGEISDTEKHITKIGTLDSVTTEILSSSTHTVGEKEGNDQIQKVSRKLSSSPCNSATHQKESELQMTSADSPHPGLLLDLKTSLDDAQVDDSVKSHVSYETEGFENSSLDAELQKSDTGQPSGPPLPELSKLGFPASLQRDLTRHISLKSKTGAHLPEPNLNSARRIRNISGHRKSETEKESGLKPTLRQILNASRRNVNWEQVIQQVTKKKQELGKGLPRFGIEMVPLVQNEQEVLDLDGEPDLPNLEGFQWESISISSSPGLARKRSLSESSVIMDRTPSVYNFFSEEGTGKENESQQIVSPTHSLRAAQSQEAIMGLKQEITPLAVSLRTSERGENIANRRRHSAQLSSDLKMPLMHSTKDLSSQERSTPPSENQNAQESNGEGNSSSNASSVLAVSSLADAATDSSYTSGAEQNDGQSIRKKRRATGDGSSPELPSLERKNKRRKIKGKKERSQVDQLLNISLREEELSKSLQCMDNNLLQARAALQTAYVEVQRLLMLKQQITMEMSALRTHRIQILQGLQETYEPSEHPDQVPCSLSREQSNSRSQTSSEATLLPTPFLPVFLEPPSSHVSPSSSGTLLQVITSPPFQAHGGVPAPDSSVQIKQEPMSPEQDEDVNVVPQDSACNVSKEVLQTNREISDSCPVYPVITATLSLAELTEGFHKATVEQGYTRNRENSPSSQLTDLPSINKEGENPAKGNSGSEACTSSFPQLSFASETPLEKEVHSPADQPEQQAESTLTSADMRSNKKKKKLRKKKSLRATHIPENSDTEQDVFTAKPVRKVKTGKLTKGGKVTTSTWEDGRTGPEQESIRDEPDSDSSLEVLEIPNPQLEVVAIDSSESGEEKPDSPSKKDIWNSTEQNLLETCRSGCDEVSSTSEIGTRYKDGIPVSVAETQTVISSIKGSKNSSEISSEPGDDDEPTEGSFEGHQAAVNAIQIFGNLLYTCSADKTVRVYNLVNRKCIGVFEGHTSKVNCLLVTQTSGKNAALYTGSSDHTIRCYNIKTRDCVEQLQLEDRVLCLHSRWRILYVGLANGTVVTFNIKNNKRLEIFECHGPRAVSCLATAQEGARKLLVVGSYDCTISVRDARNGLLLRTLEGHSKTILCMKVVNDLVFSGSSDQSVHAHNIHTGELVRIYKGHNHAVTVVNILGKVMVTACLDKFVRVYELQSHDRLQVYGGHKDMIMCMTIHKSMIYTGCYDGSIQAVKLNLMQNYRCWWHGCSLIFGVVDHLKQHLLTDHTNPNFQTLKCRWKNCDAFFTARKGSKQDAAGHIERHAEDDSKIDS; encoded by the exons GGACAGTAGTCATGAGTGCCGAGTGTGCGGGGTCACGGAAGTGGGCCTTTCTGCATATGCAAAGCACATTTCTGGCCAATTGCACAAAGATAAGGTGGATGCCCAGGAAAGAGAAGATGAtggaaaaggagaggaagaggaagaagagtaCTTTGACAAGGAACTCATTCAGTTaataaagcaaaggaaagaacaaagtcG aaaAGATGATGCTTCTAATAGCAGCCAAGAAATAAACCCTGATGACCGGCGACCCCTATGGAGACGAGAAGACCGAATCCCTTACCAAGACAGAGAGAGTTACAGTCAACCAACATGGCACCATCGTGTACCTCCTCAGCGTGACTGGAAATGGGAGAAAGATGGCTTTAATACTAGGAAAAACAGCTTTCCACATTCTTTGAGGAGCAGTGGTGGACCAAGAGGATGTTCCGGATGGCATAAAGGTGTTACAGGAGGCTCTTCAGCTTGGTTTCACAACCATAGTAATTCTGGAGGTGGTTGGCATtcaaatagtggaatggtagatTGGAATCATAATGGTACAGGAAGGAATTCCAGTTGGCATTCTGAAGGAACAGGTGGCTTTTCCAGCTGGCATATGAATAGCAGTAACGGAAACTGGAAATCCAGTGTACGTAGTGCAAATAGTTGGAATTATAATGGCCCCGGAGACAAAATTCAGCAGGGCCGAAACAGAAATTCAAACTGTCAAATGGAAGACATGACAATGCCATGGAATAAGAAACCTAATAAGTCAAACAAATATAATCAAGAGAGATATAAATGGCAGCGGCAAGAAAATGGCAAAATTGGTACAGTTAGCACCTACAGAGGTCCATCCGATGAAGGATTTGCAagtgataaatttccctcagaAGATTTACTTGACTTCAATTTTGAGCACCTAGAAAGCCAAATCACTAGGCAAGTAGACACCATAGCTTCCAAAATCAGTGGAAAGAATGGCAATGTAGCTAGGGAAAAGCTCTGTCGCTGGACTCCTTACCCTTCCCAGAAGACTCTGGATTCACAAACAGGACTGAAGGAAGTCACTGGTAATAAGTCAGAGATGAAAGATAAGCCTTTTTTTGATTTTTGCCTTATAACTACAGGAGCGCAGAAGGCCCAAATTGATGAAACAAGTAATTCTTCAACattgaaaacacaaaaagaaacacaTGTGGGATCTTTTCATCACAAAGCCACTTCTGACCACAGTAAGGTAGTAAGAGATTGCCCCATTAATGAAAAACCTGAACAAGAGCATAATTCAAATAAAATGCCATCACTGAAATCCCCACTCCTTCCAATTCCAGGCACTAAATCAATTTCTCAAAATCAAGATTCAAAGAATCCCTTAAAAACAGCCAAACCAAATTCTTTTTCACTTGGAGAACACTCAGATTCCTCGAACAAACCCACTTTGGAAGACAGCCATGGTTCTTACTTATCCAGATTGCGTAGTTCATGCCCTCGagttttaaaagagaataaaagtacATTTGGCACCCAGAGTGGACCCAGTGAAAATTTAAGTGATACATTACAAAAAGCCAAAGATGTGCTTCAATGTCATGAACAATTTCAAAATCCAGTTCTTAGCACCTCTAAAAGGACCAAGAGCTACACAAAAGCAAGTAGGAATGTAGAAGAGTCTGaaaaaggatctttgaaaatTGAGTTTCAAGTACACACATTAGAAGatgaaagtgagggagagataTCTGACACTGAAAAGCATATAACAAAAATTGGAACCTTGGATTCTGTAACTACAGAAATTTTATCTAGCAGCACTCATACTGTTGGTGAAAAAGAAGGTAATGACCAAATCCAGAAAGTATCTAGAAAACTGTCCAGTTCTCCATGTAATTCTGCCACTCACCAGAAAGAATCTGAGTTGCAAATGACATCTGCAGACAGTCCACATCCTGGCTTATTGCTAGACTTGAAAACCTCTCTAGATGACGCACAGGTTGATGACTCTGTTAAATCTCATGTATCTTATGAAACAGAAGGCTTTGAGAATAGTAGCCTGGATGCAGAGCTTCAGAAAAGTGATACAGGTCAGCCCTCAGGCCCTCCCCTGCCTGAGCTAAGTAAACTTGGCTTTCCTGCCTCTCTCCAGAGAGATCTAACCCGACACATTAGTTTGAAGAGCAAAACCGGAGCACACCTTCCTGAGCCAAACCTCAATAGTGCTCGCCGCATTCGCAATATTAGTGGTCATCGAAAGAGCGAGACAGAGAAGGAATCTGGGCTCAAGCCAACCCTGCGACAGATTCTAAATGCATCCCGGAGGAATGTCAACTGGGAACAGGTCATTCAGCAAGTAACCAAGAAAAAGCAAGAACTTGGCAAAGGTTTACCCAG GTTTGGCATAGAAATGGTGCCTCTGGTTCAGAATGAACAAGAAGTGTTAGATTTGGATGGTGAACCTGATCTGCCCAATCTAGAAGGATTCCAGTGGGAAAgtatctccatttcttcatcaCCTGGGTTGGCAAGGAAGCGAAGCCTTTCAGAGAGCAGTGTGATCATGGACCGCACTCCTTCTGTGTATAACTTCTTCAGTGAGGAAGGTACAGGCAAAGAAAATGAGTCCCAGCAGATTGTTTCACCTACTCACTCCTTGAGGGCTGCACAGAGTCAAGAAGCAATTATGGGTCTTAAACAAGAAATAACACCTCTGGCTGTCTCCTTAAGAACCAGTGAAAGGGGTGAAAATATTGCTAACCGAAGGAGGCATAGTGCGCAATTATCCTCTGACCTTAAAATGCCTTTGATGCATTCAACAAAAGACCTAAGCAGCCAGGAGAGGTCTACACCACCTTCAGAGAATCAAAATGCCCAGGAGAGTAATGGGGAAGGAAACTCATCATCAAATGCATCCTCAGTCCTTGCAGTCTCCAGTTTGGCAGATGCAGCTACTGACAGCAGCTACACCTCTGGTGCTGAACAAAATGATGGCCAAAGTATTAGAAAGAAACGAAGAGCCACTGGA GATGGATCTTCTCCTGAACTTCCAAGtcttgagagaaaaaataaaagaaggaaaattaaaggaaaaaaag AACGTTCTCAGGTTGACCAGCTGCTGAATATTTCCTTAAGGGAGGAAGAACTTAGCAAATCATTGCAGTGCATGGATAACAACCTTCTGCAAGCCCGTGCAGCACTTCAGACAGCTTATGTTGAAGTTCAGCGGCTACTTATGCTCAAGCAGCAG ATAACTATGGAGATGAGTGCACTGAGGACCCATAGAATACAGATTCTACAGGGACTACAAG AAACTTATGAACCTTCTGAGCATCCAGACCAGGTTCCCTGTAGTCTTTCACGAGAACAAAGTAACAGTAGATCTCAAACATCTTCTGAGGCCACACTGCTGCCCACTCCCTTTTTACCAGTTTTTCTGGAGCCTCCGTCTTCCCATGTATCTCCATCATCCTCTGGAACTCTTCTCCAAGTAATTACATCTCCTCCTTTCCAAGCCCATGGCGGTGTCCCTGCTCCAGACTCATCTGTTCAAATTAAACAAGAGCCCATGTCTCCTGAACAGGACGAGGATGTGAATGTTGTGCCCCAGGATTCTGCCTGCAATGTGTCCAAGGAAGTACTGCAAACTAATA GAGAAATCAGTGACAGTTGTCCAGTTTATCCAGTCATCACTGCAACATTGTCCTTAGCAGAGCTCACAGAGGGCTTCCATAAGGCTACTGTGGAGCAaggatataccagaaacagagaaaattctCCCTCTTCCCAATTAACTGATCTTCCTAGCATAAATAAAGAAGGTGAAAATCCAGCCAAAGGTAACAGTGGGTCTGAAGCTTGTACCAGTTCTTTTCCACAATTGTCCTTTGCTTCAGAAACCCCTTTGGAGAAGGAGGTCCACTCTCCAGCTGACCAGCCTGAGCAGCAGGCAGAATCTACTCTGACATCAGCTGACATGAGgagcaacaagaaaaagaagaaacttaggAAGAAAAAATCTCTACGGGCTACCCATATTCCTGAGAATAGTGACACCGAACAGGATGTATTTACTGCTAAACCTGTAAGGAAAGTAAAAACTGGAAAGTTAACGAAAGGGGGGAAAGTAACAACTTCCACCTGGGAAGATGGCCGAACTGGCCCGGAACAAGAAAGCATCAGAGATGAGCCAGATAGTGACTCGTCTCTGGAAGTCCTAGAAATTCCTAATCCTCAGTTAGAAGTAGTAGCCATTGATTCCTCTGAATCTGGAGAAGAGAAGCCAGACAGCCCATCTAAAAAGGATATCTGGAACTCTACAGAGCAAAACCTGCTAGAAACTTGCCGTTCTGGTTGTGATGAAGTTAGCTCTACCAGTGAGATTGGCACTCGCTATAAGGATGGTATCCCTGTGAG tGTGGCAGAAACTCAAACTGTGATATCCTCCATAAAAGGATCAAAGAACTCTTCAG aAATATCTTCAGAGCCAGGAGATGATGATGAACCCACAGAAGGAAGCTTTGAGGGTCACCAAGCTGCAGTGAATGCAATTCAAATATTTGGCAATTTATTGTATACTTGTTCAGCAGATAAAACTGTCAGGGTGTATAATCTGGTG AATCGGAAATGCATAGGTGTCTTTGAGGGCCACACCTCTAAAGTGAACTGCCTCCTGGTTACTCAGACCTCCGGGAAGAACGCTGCACTTTATACTGGTTCCAGTGATCACACCATTCGCTGCTATAATATTAAG ACCCGAGACTGTGTAGAGCAGTTACAGCTGGAAGACCGGGTTCTCTGCCTCCACAGTAGATGGCGAATCCTCTATGTAGGTCTGGCAAATGGCACTGTGGTCACCTTCAACATAAAG aacaaCAAACGACTCGAGATCTTTGAATGCCATGGTCCTCGGGCTGTCAGCTGTCTTGCCACAGCTCAGGAGGGTGCCCGAAAGCTGCTGGTTGTGGGATCTTATGACTGTACCATTAGTGTACGTGATGCACGGAACGGACTGCTCCTCAGAACTCTGGAGGGCCATAGCAAAACCATTCTTTGCATGAAG GTGGTGAATGACCTTGTGTTCAGTGGCTCCAGTGATCAGTCTGTCCATGCCCACAACATTCAC ACTGGTGAACTTGTGCGAATCTATAAAGGCCACAATCATGCAGTGACTGTGGTGAATATCCTAGGAAAAGTGATGGTGACTGCTTGCCTGGATAAGTTTGTTCGTGTCTATGAATTACAG TCCCATGATCGTTTGCAAGTTTATGGAGGACACAAAGACATGATTATGTGTATGACCATCCATAAAAGTATG ATTTATACTGGCTGTTATGATGGCAGTATTCAGGCTGTGAAACTAAATCTGATGCAGAATTACCGCTGTTGG TGGCATGGTTGCTCTCTCATATTTGGTGTTGTAGATCATTTGAAACAACACTTGCTGACTGACCACACTAATCCGaattttcaaactctgaaatgtcgCTGGAAGAACTGTGATGCTTTTTTTACTGCTAGGAAAGGATCCAAACAG GATGCTGCAGGACACATTGAAAGACATGCTGAGGATGACAGCAAAATTGATTCATGA